The Nocardioides sp. cx-173 genome segment GTCATCGGCCGCCTGCGCAGCCGTCCGGAGGACGTGGACCTGCCCACGGCGGCGGATCCCTCGCGCGCCCTTCCGGAGGGCATCGAGGGGCGGGTGCCCGGCATGACGCCGTTCCGGACGCCCAACAAGGACTTCTACCGGGTGGACACCCGCCTCGACACCCCCGTCATCAGCGCCGACGACTGGACGCTCACCATCGACGGCGACGTCGAGCGCGAGCTGACGTTCAGCTTCGACGACCTGCTCGAGATGCCGCTCATCGAGCGTGACATCACGCTGACCTGCGTCTCCAACAGCGTCGGCGGCGAGTACGTCGGCGCGGCGCGCTGGACCGGCGTCCGCCTCACCGACCTCCTGGACCAGGCGGGGGTCGGGAGCGGCGCCGACCAGATCCTGAGCACCGACTTCGAGGGGATGACCATCAGCACCCCGCTCGAGCTGGCCACGGACGGGCGCGACGCGATGGTGGCGCTCGGGATGAACGGCGAGGGGCTGCCGCGCGCGCACGGCTTCCCGGCGCGACTCGTGATCCCCGGGCTCTACGGCTTCATCAGCGCGACCAAGTGGGTCACCCGGCTGACCCTGACCACGTACGCCGACCGGTCGGCGTACTGGACCGACCGCGAGTGGGCCACGGACGCGCCGATCAAGCTCTCGGCGCGCATCGACACCCCGAACGCGCTCGACGACCTGCCGGCGGGCGAGAACCTGGTCGGCGGCGTCGCCTGGGCCCAGCAGCGAGGCGGCGTCGCGAAGGTCGAGGTCCGCGTCGACGGCGGGGCGTGGCAGGCCGCCGAGCTGGGACCCGACGGCGGCAACGACTACTGGCGACAGTGGTTCTACCGCTGGGACGCCGCGCCCGGCTCGCACAGCCTCGCCGCCCGGGTCACCAGCGGCGACGGGGAGCGGCAGACGACGGCGTCGGCCGAGCCGTTCCCCGAGGGATCCAGCGGGCTGCACGAGCTCCTGGTGAACGTGGACTAGACGTCCAGAAAGCCGCCGGCGGCGCCAATCCGGACCTAGGACCGCACCGAACCACCTCCAGACATCATCAACGGAAGGCACGCATCATGAAGCTCCAGACCACCAGCCGCAACGCCGGCCTCGCCGCCGCGGCCATCGCCCTGTCGCTCACGCTCGCTGCCTGTGGCGAGGAGGACGACTCCAGCTCGGGCTCCGACGACACCTCGCAGTCCGCCTCGGAGACCCCGATGGAGGAGGAGTCCCCCATGGAGGAGTCCCCCGAGGCCGCCGCGGCCGACCAGGTCTTCGGCGACGGCTGCGCCGCCGTCCCGACCTCGGGCGACGGCTCCTTCGACAGCATGGTCAAGGACCCGGTCGCCACCGCGGCCAGCACCAACCCGCTGCTCTCGACCCTGGTCACGGCCGTCGGCGAGGCCGACCTGGCCGGCACCCTGAACGACCTGCCGGAGGCCACCGTGTTCGCGCCGGTCAACGACGCTTTCGCGGCGATCCCGGAGAAGGACCTCAACGCGATCCTCGCCGACAAGGCCATGCTCTCCAAGATCCTGACCCACCACGTGGTCGGCGTCGAGCTCGACCCGATGGCGGTCGTCGGCGAGCAGGAGACGGTCAACAAGGACATGCTGACGGTCGCGGGCGACGAGACCGGCATGACGGTCAGCGACGGCACGGTCACCGCCAACGTGATCTGCGGCAACGTCCCCACCGCCAACGCCACGGTCTACATCATCGACCAGGTCCTCGCCGGCGCGAAGTGACCGGTTCCCAAGAGACGAGCTGAGCGCGAGGATCAGGCCCATGGACCCGACCAGGCCGGCCGTCGCCGGCGTCCCCTCTCCGGAGGGGGCGCCGGCGACGCCGGACCTCGGCGACCTGATGAACCTCTCCGCCCGGGGCGACCAGGCGGCGTTCGCTCAGCTGTACGACGCCGTCGCGGCGCGCGTGTTCGGCCTGGCCGTCCGCGTGGTCCGCGACCCGGCGCAGGCCGAGGAGGTCACCCAGGAGTCGCTCCTGGAGATCTGGCGCACGGCGAGCCGCTACGACGGGGACCTGGGCAGCCCGATGGCCTGGATCCTCACCATCGTGCACCGCAAGGCCGTCGACCGGGTCCGCTCGGCCGAGGCGGCCAGCCGCCGGGACA includes the following:
- a CDS encoding molybdopterin-dependent oxidoreductase is translated as MRSRLIYAGFGLLAALLGVGAGHLTASLLDPASSPVLAVGSTVIDLTPTPMKEWAIREFGSSDKTILVGSVLVGVLLLAAVAGLLARRRLALGAGLLLLLVGVAAAAAMSRPTADLTDLLPALVTALAGVGALAWLDRAYRSRRRSAAAAAEGAGPSRRGVVVAAAVVAVAAAALGGAGRVIGRLRSRPEDVDLPTAADPSRALPEGIEGRVPGMTPFRTPNKDFYRVDTRLDTPVISADDWTLTIDGDVERELTFSFDDLLEMPLIERDITLTCVSNSVGGEYVGAARWTGVRLTDLLDQAGVGSGADQILSTDFEGMTISTPLELATDGRDAMVALGMNGEGLPRAHGFPARLVIPGLYGFISATKWVTRLTLTTYADRSAYWTDREWATDAPIKLSARIDTPNALDDLPAGENLVGGVAWAQQRGGVAKVEVRVDGGAWQAAELGPDGGNDYWRQWFYRWDAAPGSHSLAARVTSGDGERQTTASAEPFPEGSSGLHELLVNVD
- a CDS encoding fasciclin domain-containing protein → MKLQTTSRNAGLAAAAIALSLTLAACGEEDDSSSGSDDTSQSASETPMEEESPMEESPEAAAADQVFGDGCAAVPTSGDGSFDSMVKDPVATAASTNPLLSTLVTAVGEADLAGTLNDLPEATVFAPVNDAFAAIPEKDLNAILADKAMLSKILTHHVVGVELDPMAVVGEQETVNKDMLTVAGDETGMTVSDGTVTANVICGNVPTANATVYIIDQVLAGAK
- the sigK gene encoding ECF RNA polymerase sigma factor SigK, which encodes MDPTRPAVAGVPSPEGAPATPDLGDLMNLSARGDQAAFAQLYDAVAARVFGLAVRVVRDPAQAEEVTQESLLEIWRTASRYDGDLGSPMAWILTIVHRKAVDRVRSAEAASRRDTTYHSQNQAVDHDSTADAAHASLEAKRVRDALHSLTQVQREALELAYFGGYTHTEVATMLDLPVGTAKTRIRDGLIRLRDTMGVGT